The uncultured Desulfobulbus sp. genome window below encodes:
- a CDS encoding glycosyltransferase: MNTPRIAVQLLGQSGCRLRFGQTIIYIDPYLSNSVQELDASDLERLQPPPFPPESVTDATWVLLTHDHLDHCDPHTLPIIAQASPNAQFVAPAPAQYLLHTWDIPSSRVQLAKEEWFPLGDNIEIKAVPAAHPNIERDSQGRLQAVGYLLKIQGQCMYIAGDTSICDELLDALRENLPIHTAIVPVNESNFFLDKRGIIGNMSIREAMLLGQEIGLEQLIPVHWDMFACNSVPPEEIVLVHKHLNPTFRLVLNPTAITLGVVNVSIVIRTLNEALHLDALLTSIANQIAPRLNPEVVLVDSGSTDSTLEIAHQHGCRICTIDRADFSFGRSLNIGCDAARGDILVFISGHCIPTDDHWLSRLCAPLLEGKADYVHGGQIGDENTRFSESRIFAKYFPPDSRFSSTEFYCNNANSAITQNAWHKFRFDEDLTGLEDMDLAQKIIHDTGTIGYVAEAKVMHLHHESWSTVRRRFEREAIALQKIMPQVHVGLGDMLRYFISSVAKDCLFACTNDNLKRRALEIVLYRWNQYFGTYLGNRELRKLSHAEKEKYFYPV, from the coding sequence ATGAATACCCCCCGTATTGCTGTTCAACTTTTAGGGCAATCCGGTTGTCGCTTACGCTTTGGGCAAACAATCATCTACATTGACCCCTACCTTTCCAATTCTGTTCAAGAGCTTGATGCATCAGACCTTGAACGACTTCAACCGCCCCCGTTCCCTCCCGAATCGGTGACTGATGCCACATGGGTTCTACTTACTCACGATCACCTTGATCATTGTGACCCCCATACCCTGCCGATAATAGCCCAAGCCTCACCAAACGCACAATTCGTCGCACCAGCGCCTGCCCAATATCTTCTTCACACTTGGGATATCCCTTCCTCTCGTGTGCAATTGGCTAAGGAAGAATGGTTCCCTTTGGGCGACAATATTGAGATCAAAGCAGTCCCTGCGGCACACCCCAATATCGAACGCGACAGCCAGGGAAGATTACAAGCTGTAGGCTACCTGCTTAAAATACAGGGGCAGTGTATGTACATCGCGGGTGATACATCAATTTGTGACGAGTTACTGGATGCTCTACGTGAAAACTTGCCAATACACACAGCAATTGTACCTGTTAACGAATCAAATTTTTTCCTGGATAAACGCGGCATTATTGGCAATATGAGTATCCGCGAGGCCATGCTCCTGGGACAAGAAATTGGTCTTGAGCAGCTTATCCCTGTTCATTGGGACATGTTTGCCTGCAACTCTGTCCCCCCTGAAGAGATTGTACTTGTACACAAACATCTCAACCCAACATTCAGGCTTGTCCTCAACCCTACTGCCATTACCTTAGGAGTTGTTAATGTCAGTATTGTTATTCGTACGTTAAATGAGGCTTTACATCTTGATGCATTGCTGACATCCATCGCCAACCAAATAGCCCCCAGACTCAACCCGGAAGTGGTGCTGGTCGATTCTGGCTCAACAGACTCTACTTTGGAAATAGCACATCAGCATGGGTGCCGTATTTGTACAATTGATCGTGCTGATTTTTCTTTCGGTCGCTCGCTTAATATTGGCTGCGATGCTGCCCGGGGTGACATTCTGGTTTTCATAAGTGGTCATTGCATACCAACAGACGACCATTGGCTTTCAAGACTTTGTGCCCCTCTACTCGAGGGCAAAGCTGATTACGTTCATGGAGGTCAAATTGGCGATGAGAACACCCGTTTCAGTGAAAGCCGTATTTTTGCAAAATATTTTCCGCCCGATTCCCGCTTTTCCTCGACGGAATTTTATTGTAATAATGCTAATTCGGCAATCACTCAAAATGCATGGCACAAATTCAGATTCGATGAAGATTTGACTGGGCTGGAGGATATGGATCTCGCCCAAAAAATCATTCATGATACGGGTACGATTGGCTATGTGGCTGAGGCCAAGGTCATGCATTTACACCATGAATCCTGGAGCACTGTCAGAAGGCGCTTTGAGCGAGAAGCAATTGCCTTACAGAAAATTATGCCTCAGGTTCATGTCGGCTTGGGAGATATGCTCCGCTACTTCATATCAAGCGTAGCAAAAGATTGTCTCTTTGCATGCACTAACGACAATCTCAAGCGTAGAGCTCTTGAAATAGTTCTCTACCGATGGAATCAATACTTTGGTACCTATCTCGGCAATAGGGAATTACGCAAACTTTCACATGCCGAAAAAGAAAAATACTTTTATCCTGTATAA
- a CDS encoding 6-hydroxymethylpterin diphosphokinase MptE-like protein, whose protein sequence is MNRLERFNNRHTGERVVVVANGPSLNNMDLCFLRHETAIGMNKIFLGLNKFRFYPKYYVAINRKVIEQSINNIKSLNCNKFISMRGSELLPEDALTYHLETQNPPARFSKDITRGIHEGWTVTYAAIQVAYFLGFSEVVIIGMDHRYQFTGQPNEARRLDGPDPNHFCPEYFGGGQNWDNPDLKNSEESYRIARTEFENDGRRILDATLYGSCEIFEKIHYKDYFGLR, encoded by the coding sequence ATGAACCGCTTAGAACGATTTAATAATCGACATACTGGCGAACGCGTGGTCGTGGTTGCTAATGGACCATCTTTAAATAATATGGACCTCTGTTTCCTTCGCCACGAGACAGCTATCGGGATGAATAAAATATTTCTAGGCCTCAATAAATTTCGCTTTTACCCCAAATACTATGTTGCGATTAACAGAAAAGTTATTGAGCAGTCGATAAACAACATCAAATCCCTTAACTGTAATAAATTTATCAGCATGCGTGGCAGTGAATTGTTACCTGAGGACGCCCTGACATATCATCTTGAAACCCAAAACCCACCAGCACGTTTTTCAAAAGACATTACACGTGGTATTCATGAGGGTTGGACGGTCACTTATGCTGCGATTCAGGTTGCTTATTTTCTAGGTTTTAGTGAAGTGGTCATAATAGGCATGGACCATCGTTACCAGTTCACCGGCCAGCCCAATGAAGCCAGACGACTGGATGGACCGGATCCGAATCATTTCTGCCCTGAGTACTTTGGAGGTGGGCAAAACTGGGATAACCCCGATCTTAAAAATTCAGAAGAGTCATACCGCATTGCCCGTACAGAATTCGAAAATGATGGGCGAAGAATTCTGGACGCCACGCTTTATGGATCTTGCGAAATTTTTGAGAAAATTCACTACAAGGACTATTTTGGTTTAAGATAA
- a CDS encoding polysaccharide biosynthesis/export family protein → MKIRYHLSITFVLLFILPFMVHAATLSPNDPDASTPAGNKQISFNKSGLAPYGAELFQGKFAQGYFDGRNDDYLIMPGDRVRLQLWGAQTSDGILEVDARGNLFLPEIGPVRVEGLAHAKLESAIREKVRSVFTRNVEIYVNLLKPQPVAVFVSGFVAQPGRYAGGPTDSVLYFLDLAGGVDPDRGSYRDIRVLRRGQTIAQIDLYPFLREGLLPPVRLEDGDVLLVEERGPSIAVEGQVRHAAAFEFKGTALLNGNKLLALVNPENNASHVSVVGTRGGAPYNVYLPLDQFARLPLEDGDLVRFHADIPGDTIMVAASGAIVGASRYPVDKNTRLQTLLRQIAVEPKLANLDGIHLRRRSVAFQQKKALHEALQRLQQSSLTATSSSVDEANIRVHEAELIAKFVEKARQIEPDGTVVVRQGDKVADIHLENGDEIVIPPKSDVVLISGEVMIPQAVIWSSEFDVDDYVAGAGGFSDRADKDRLLVIKPNGAVLLAQDTDIKAGDRILVLPRFDSKNMQVAKDIFQILYQIAVAAKVAIDM, encoded by the coding sequence ATGAAAATACGTTACCATCTTTCAATCACTTTTGTACTGTTATTCATCCTCCCCTTTATGGTTCATGCTGCCACCCTGTCGCCAAATGATCCTGATGCATCGACACCAGCTGGTAACAAGCAAATTTCTTTCAATAAATCAGGCTTAGCCCCCTACGGGGCTGAACTGTTTCAGGGAAAATTTGCTCAGGGATATTTTGACGGTCGCAACGATGACTATCTCATAATGCCCGGTGATAGAGTACGCTTGCAGCTCTGGGGGGCTCAAACCTCTGACGGAATCCTGGAGGTTGATGCTCGCGGTAATCTGTTCCTACCTGAAATTGGCCCGGTCCGTGTTGAAGGATTAGCCCATGCCAAGCTGGAAAGTGCCATTCGGGAGAAAGTGCGCTCGGTTTTTACCCGTAATGTTGAGATCTATGTCAATCTACTGAAACCACAACCCGTTGCAGTTTTTGTTTCTGGTTTTGTCGCCCAACCAGGACGCTACGCGGGAGGCCCGACTGATTCTGTTCTCTATTTTCTCGACCTTGCCGGTGGCGTCGATCCTGACCGAGGCAGTTATCGAGATATACGAGTGCTGCGCCGAGGACAGACAATCGCCCAAATCGATCTCTACCCCTTCCTCCGTGAGGGGCTGTTACCCCCGGTTCGACTTGAAGACGGCGATGTCTTACTTGTGGAAGAGCGTGGACCAAGCATCGCAGTTGAGGGACAAGTACGACACGCAGCCGCCTTTGAATTTAAGGGGACGGCACTGCTGAATGGCAACAAACTTCTCGCACTGGTCAATCCAGAGAACAATGCCTCGCACGTGAGTGTTGTAGGAACCCGAGGAGGTGCACCGTACAACGTATATTTACCCCTTGATCAATTTGCAAGACTCCCACTGGAAGACGGTGATCTTGTCCGTTTTCATGCGGATATTCCTGGAGACACGATTATGGTAGCTGCAAGTGGCGCCATTGTTGGAGCCTCTCGCTATCCCGTTGATAAAAATACACGGCTGCAAACACTGCTGCGACAAATTGCGGTTGAGCCTAAACTGGCAAATCTTGATGGCATCCATTTACGGAGGAGAAGCGTCGCTTTTCAGCAAAAAAAGGCCTTGCATGAAGCGCTACAACGATTACAGCAAAGTTCTCTAACAGCGACCTCTTCTTCTGTTGATGAAGCCAATATTCGAGTACATGAGGCAGAGCTGATTGCCAAATTTGTTGAAAAAGCCAGGCAGATAGAACCAGATGGGACTGTTGTGGTGCGACAAGGCGACAAGGTGGCCGACATTCATCTAGAAAATGGTGACGAGATTGTCATCCCCCCGAAAAGTGATGTCGTGCTTATCAGCGGCGAAGTCATGATTCCCCAGGCAGTCATCTGGTCTTCTGAGTTCGATGTAGATGATTATGTGGCTGGAGCTGGAGGATTTTCGGACCGAGCCGATAAAGATCGGTTGCTCGTTATTAAACCCAATGGTGCGGTTTTGCTGGCTCAAGATACCGACATTAAGGCTGGTGACCGCATATTGGTTCTGCCACGTTTCGACAGTAAAAACATGCAAGTCGCAAAAGATATTTTTCAAATTCTGTATCAAATCGCTGTAGCTGCCAAAGTAGCTATCGATATGTAA
- a CDS encoding ABC transporter ATP-binding protein — protein sequence MIQLVNLCKYYRVGQGIKTVLNNINARIEPGRNLGILGQNGAGKSSLLRLIGGAELPTSGHVCRHGRVSWPIGFSGGFHGSLTGRENLRFICRIYDACIQEVTNFVEDFSELGDYMNMPVNTYSSGMKAKLAFGLSMAINFDYYLIDEVTAVGDANFKKKSKAEFEQRKDHSTLLVVSHTISTIREHCDIAAVLYEGDLLFYDDMEEAIAFYEALPATKH from the coding sequence ATGATCCAACTGGTCAATCTTTGCAAATATTATCGCGTCGGACAAGGGATCAAGACAGTCCTCAATAACATCAACGCTCGCATAGAACCAGGGCGTAACCTTGGAATTCTTGGTCAGAATGGCGCAGGAAAATCAAGTTTGCTGCGCTTAATCGGAGGAGCAGAGCTCCCCACCAGTGGCCACGTCTGTCGCCATGGACGCGTTTCGTGGCCCATTGGCTTCAGTGGTGGATTCCACGGCAGCCTTACAGGGCGAGAAAATCTTAGATTTATCTGTAGAATCTACGATGCCTGCATCCAAGAAGTCACAAACTTTGTCGAAGATTTCTCCGAACTGGGGGATTACATGAACATGCCAGTCAATACCTATTCTTCAGGTATGAAAGCCAAACTGGCTTTTGGGCTCTCCATGGCAATCAATTTTGATTATTATCTGATTGATGAAGTCACAGCGGTCGGCGATGCTAATTTCAAAAAAAAATCCAAAGCTGAATTTGAGCAGCGTAAAGACCATTCTACACTGCTCGTTGTTTCTCACACGATAAGTACAATTCGTGAACATTGTGATATTGCGGCCGTCCTCTATGAGGGAGACCTGCTTTTTTACGATGATATGGAAGAAGCAATTGCCTTTTACGAGGCATTGCCAGCAACAAAACATTAG
- a CDS encoding ABC transporter permease — MNSEVDISLTQAFSVQRRVIWALMLRESKTLFGKHKLGYLWAVIQAAFTLVVFWVIRELAGVHAPHGMSTPVFLLGGFIPWFIFSNGVTNGMNAIGGNRGLLTYPQVYPLDLLLARIILQGAMQTLVLVVLLFVSYCIGQQVSIESPHSIFFSLLLALALGLGSGMACSAFNLLWPVTEQLIPMMLRVLFFTSGLFFSVLDLPASAQNILYYNPLTHIIELMRQGFAVGYGEQYISYFYLTSVTLLLLTTGLLLERYSRRYLDRLI; from the coding sequence ATGAATTCCGAAGTTGATATTTCCCTTACCCAGGCTTTCAGTGTGCAACGGCGGGTGATCTGGGCCCTCATGCTCCGGGAATCCAAAACCCTCTTTGGCAAACATAAGCTTGGATATCTCTGGGCTGTTATTCAGGCAGCTTTTACTCTTGTGGTCTTCTGGGTGATTCGTGAACTGGCTGGAGTACACGCTCCGCACGGAATGTCCACACCTGTTTTTCTGCTTGGTGGCTTTATCCCGTGGTTTATTTTCAGCAATGGTGTGACGAATGGCATGAATGCAATAGGAGGGAACCGGGGCTTACTCACTTATCCTCAAGTATATCCTCTTGACTTACTGTTAGCTCGCATCATTCTTCAGGGAGCCATGCAAACCTTGGTATTGGTAGTGCTGTTGTTTGTTTCATACTGCATTGGTCAACAGGTATCCATTGAAAGTCCTCACTCCATATTCTTCTCTCTCCTGCTGGCTTTGGCGCTAGGATTGGGTAGTGGCATGGCCTGTTCCGCTTTTAATCTGCTCTGGCCTGTGACCGAACAACTAATACCAATGATGCTACGTGTCCTATTTTTCACATCTGGTCTTTTCTTTTCTGTACTGGATTTACCCGCATCAGCTCAAAATATTCTGTATTATAATCCGCTGACACATATAATTGAGCTCATGCGCCAAGGTTTCGCCGTCGGCTACGGAGAACAATACATCTCATACTTTTACCTGACGAGTGTAACCTTGCTGCTTCTGACCACAGGGCTTTTATTAGAACGCTACTCGCGGCGCTATTTGGACCGGCTGATATGA